The Lucilia cuprina isolate Lc7/37 chromosome 5, ASM2204524v1, whole genome shotgun sequence genome includes a window with the following:
- the LOC124420126 gene encoding uncharacterized protein LOC124420126: MKKTLLCYKLIIFIIILLKTQFISGHLDEQEDTSQISRNNESNILCPHLSKGQYPHPFDDYYYIKCASEKTLVKKCTYGKKFHTSKRKCVSIHKLQSVNSDNNDLYTTLFRCPPNKRAIYLYPYNPRKYVKCDRDKMIVLDCGSLEVFSISQGICLPEEQVSQDDRVALPTTKLIHTNGPDKNNNTIYCPIELFGLYPHPFNNEKYLKCVYGRLYEKSCSSGYVYNIFTKFCERNETDLYKTLPPTGNNKNDKSKIQKKNGSTFLICPTDLDGTFVHPLYCSKYIICSPAGTSIRNCPIGNVYNFHKGACGYKSEMNKQYHVECIQNNENSEDKNTFGVYCKPEGNRNYSHPINVHKFIRCSDGKLLVRWCPKNTFYDIESRKCINDTNEIEE; encoded by the exons ATGAAAAAGACTTTGTtatgttataaattaataatatttattataattctattaaaaacg CAATTCATTTCTGGTCATCTCGACGAACAAGAAg ATACTTCTCAAATTTCTCGGAATAatgaaagtaatattttatgtcCTCATTTGTCAAAAGGACAATATCCACATCCATTTGATGACTACTATTACATAAAATGTGCTTCAGAAAAAACCTTAGTAAAAAAGTGTACCTACGGTAAAAAATTTCATACCTCAAAACGAAAATGTGTATCAATTCATAAACTACAATCCGTGAATTCAGACAATAATGATCTATATACAACTTTATTTAGATGTCCCCCCAATAAAAGAGctatatatttatatccatataaTCCCAGGAAATATGTAAAATGTGATAGGGACAAGATGATAGTACTAGATTGTGGTTCTTTGGAAGTATTTAGTATCAGTCAAGGTATCTGTTTACCTGAAGAACAGGTATCACAAGACGATCGTGTGGCTTTACCAACAACTAAACTAATTCATACAAATGGTCCAGACAAGAACAATAATACAATCTACTGTCCAATAGAGTTATTTGGATTATATCCACATCCATTTAATAAtgagaaatatttgaaatgtgtATATGGTCGACTGTATGAGAAATCCTGTTCTAGCGGTtatgtttataacatttttacgaAATTCTGCGAAAGAAACGAAACAGATTTGTATAAAACGTTGCCACCTACTGGGaacaataaaaatgataaatcgaaaattcaaaaaa aaaatggatCTACTTTCCTAATATGTCCTACAGATTTAGATGGTACTTTTGTACATCCTTTATATTGTAGCAAATACATAATATGTTCTCCTGCTGGCACCAGTATAAGAAACTGTCCCATTGGCAATGTTTACAACTTTCATAAAGGTGCCTGCGGCTATAAGAGTGAGATGAATAAACAATATCACGTGGAGTGCATACAAAATAACGAAAATTCGGaag ATAAAAATACCTTCGGCGTGTATTGTAAACCAGAAGGGAACAGGAATTATTCACATCCAATAAATGTGCATAAATTTATTCGTTGCTCAGATGGGAAACTGCTTGTTCGATGGTGtccaaaaaataccttttatgATATAGAATCTCGTAAATGTATTAATGACACTAATGAAATTGAAGAGTAA
- the LOC111683243 gene encoding cytochrome c oxidase assembly protein COX18, mitochondrial, giving the protein MNHLLKTSIKALNLRLPNKVVKISHVDTMFRRNFGCATQQYKIQRQETNKRQLNKLPLRYNSTAVASATAASIDPGFFASFYQSLSTSTPVAYVQQGLIEIHDFTGLPWWASIIATTFLFRSVVTLPLTIYQHKITARIEKISLEMPAIVEELKKEAAMAMRKFKWTEKQTKIVYQRSIRKQWNKLVVRDNCHPAKTFIVLWGQIPLWIFQSMALRNMVSLMPDPTSLQAQIVATELTIGGFGWIPNLTEVDNSYILPVALGLINLGIIEMQSMMRTRPATRFHNIITNVFRGLSLVMVPVACSVPSALTVYWVASSSYGLVQNLLLASPQVKRAFGIPKTQSELENPYEHLWSKMKQRVGLEKLPVEEVKVVEKLSETKSTTGIKRK; this is encoded by the exons atgAATCACTTACTTAAAACctcaataaaagctttaaatttacgACTACCAAATAAAGTGGTGAAAATAAGTCATGTGGATACAATGTTTAGGCGTAATTTTGGTTGTGCGACGCAACAATACAAAATTCAGAGGCAAGAGACGAACAAAAGGCAGTTAAACAAATTACCATTACGATATAATTCAACTGCGGTCGCTTCTGCCACTGCGGCTTCCATTGATCCTGGTTTCTTTGCCAGTTTTTATCAGTCTCTATCGACTAGCACACCAGTGGCTTACGTGCAACAGGGTCTAATTGAAATACACGATTTCACCGGTTTACCCTGGTGGGCCTCCATAATTGCAACAACGTTTCTATTTCGTTCGGTAGTAACATTACCTTTAACCATTTATCAACATAAAATAACTGCcagaatagaaaaaatttcccTAGAAATGCCGGCCATAGTTGAGGAGTTGAAAAAAGAAGCTGCCATGGCcatgagaaaatttaaatggaccgaaaaacaaactaaaatagtTTACCAAAGATCT ATTCGTAAACAATGGAACAAATTGGTGGTGAGAGATAACTGTCATCCTGCCaaaacatttattgttttatggGGTCAAATACCCTTGTGGATATTTCAATCTATGGCGTTGCGTAATATGGTCAGTTTGATGCCTGATCCCACTTCACTGCAAGCTCAAATAGTAGCTACAGAATTGACTATTGGAGGTTTTGGTTGGATACCCAATTTAACTGAAGTCGATAATTCGTATATATTACCTGTTGCTTTAGGTCTTATAAATTTGGGAATTATAGAG aTGCAATCCATGATGCGTACACGACCTGCAACACGTTTTCACAATATTATAACAAATGTATTTCGTGGTCTTAGTCTTGTTATGGTACCCGTTGCCTGCTCTGTACCCTCTGCCCTAACTGTCTATTGGGTAGCTTCTAGTTCCTATGGTTTAGTGCAAAATCTTTTACTGGCTTCGCCACAAGTTAAACGAGCTTTCGGTATACCCAAGACACAAAGTGAACTGGAAAATCCATATGAACATTTGTGGTCGAAAATGAAACAACGTGTCGGTTTGGAAAAACTGCCAGTGGAGGAAGTCAAAGTGGTAGAGAAATTATCAGAAACTAAATCGACTACGGGaataaaaaggaaatga